In Nitrospirota bacterium, a genomic segment contains:
- a CDS encoding TRAM domain-containing protein, with the protein MLPLKIFLKEDAGILYFGLMAIFGYGGLLLGLSRGKALSISEILRIFRGRGILQENLKVLDTSVIIDGRIADVCETGFLEGGFIIPQFVLQELQHIADSSEPMKRARGRRGLDILHKMQKMSNITVKIVDEDFPNIKEVDAKLVALSKLLHAKVVTNDFNLNKVAELQGVSVLNINELANSLKPVVLPGETMRIFVLKEGKEYNQGVAYLDDGTMVVIENGRRLIGKNADVTVTSVLQTTAGRMIFSKLKDDYEREELRVAK; encoded by the coding sequence ATGCTTCCTCTTAAAATATTTTTAAAAGAGGATGCAGGAATTCTATACTTTGGGTTAATGGCTATTTTTGGTTATGGTGGTTTACTACTCGGCCTCAGCAGAGGAAAGGCACTTTCAATATCAGAGATTTTGAGGATTTTCAGAGGAAGAGGTATCCTTCAAGAAAATCTTAAAGTTCTTGATACGAGTGTTATTATAGATGGACGGATTGCAGACGTATGTGAGACTGGTTTCCTTGAAGGAGGGTTTATTATTCCACAGTTTGTTCTTCAGGAGTTACAACATATAGCAGATTCTTCTGAGCCAATGAAACGCGCCAGAGGAAGACGCGGACTTGATATACTCCATAAAATGCAGAAGATGTCAAATATTACAGTAAAAATAGTTGATGAAGATTTTCCGAATATTAAAGAAGTTGATGCAAAGCTTGTTGCTTTATCAAAGTTGTTACATGCAAAGGTAGTTACGAATGATTTTAATCTTAACAAGGTTGCTGAGCTTCAGGGGGTATCCGTTCTTAATATCAATGAGCTGGCTAATTCATTAAAACCTGTTGTTTTACCAGGTGAGACAATGAGGATTTTTGTATTGAAAGAGGGGAAGGAATATAATCAAGGAGTTGCATATCTTGATGATGGCACGATGGTTGTTATTGAAAATGGCAGAAGATTGATCGGAAAAAACGCAGATGTTACTGTTACAAGTGTATTACAAACAACAGCCGGCAGGATGATATTTTCAAAACTCAAGGATGATTATGAGAGAGAAGAATTAAGGGTAGCGAAATAA
- a CDS encoding DegQ family serine endoprotease, translated as MRKKVIFLIAILMIAFLLGGISFYALGKFTGRYTNVPYTHTPSVPQQMMETGRAFSDIVNAVSPAVVNISTTKTIRRETNRFFEDPFFDFFDPFHEFTVPKKWKERSLGSGVVISSDGYIITNNHVVEKADEIRVTLLDKRTFKGTIIGADPKTDIAIVKIDANNLPTLSLGDSDNLQVGEFVLAIGNPYGLSHTVTMGIISAVGRANVGIADYEDFIQTDAAINPGNSGGPLVNIKGEMIGINTAIFSRTGGYQGIGFAVPSNMVKLVMDQLIQKGKVVRGWIGVTIQELTPELSQKFGLKSTKGALVSDVMKDSPAAKAGIKRGDIIVEFNGKDVRDVSSLRNMVAQSKTGNEITLKIIRSGRELTLNVLIMELPREIAAIKEDSESDTSETQVLSGITVMDLTREMLRQLGFNKDEKGVVVVRVERGSPADEAEIKKGDIIKEINKREINNLEDFNRVAGTVKDNDSVLLFINRGGNKFYVILKAS; from the coding sequence ATGAGAAAAAAGGTCATATTTTTAATAGCTATTCTAATGATTGCTTTTCTGTTAGGAGGCATATCTTTTTACGCACTTGGAAAGTTTACAGGCAGATATACGAATGTGCCTTATACACATACGCCAAGCGTTCCACAACAGATGATGGAGACAGGGAGGGCATTTTCAGATATTGTAAATGCAGTTTCACCGGCTGTTGTTAACATATCCACAACAAAGACAATAAGACGAGAAACAAATAGATTTTTTGAAGATCCATTCTTTGACTTTTTTGATCCATTTCATGAATTTACTGTCCCAAAGAAATGGAAAGAAAGAAGTCTTGGTTCAGGAGTAGTGATTTCTTCTGATGGGTATATAATCACAAATAATCATGTTGTTGAAAAGGCAGATGAAATACGAGTGACCTTGCTGGACAAGAGGACATTCAAAGGTACTATTATTGGTGCTGATCCAAAAACAGATATTGCCATTGTAAAGATAGATGCAAATAATCTTCCTACCTTATCTCTTGGAGATTCTGATAATCTCCAGGTTGGTGAATTTGTTCTTGCTATAGGTAACCCTTATGGTCTTAGCCATACAGTTACCATGGGTATCATCAGTGCAGTTGGAAGGGCAAATGTCGGGATTGCTGATTATGAAGACTTTATTCAGACTGATGCTGCAATAAACCCGGGGAATTCTGGCGGGCCTCTTGTGAATATTAAAGGAGAAATGATTGGTATAAATACCGCTATATTTTCGCGGACCGGTGGTTATCAGGGGATTGGATTTGCTGTGCCAAGCAATATGGTAAAACTTGTTATGGACCAATTGATACAAAAAGGAAAAGTAGTTAGAGGATGGATAGGAGTGACTATTCAAGAACTTACGCCTGAATTATCTCAGAAATTCGGATTAAAAAGCACAAAGGGTGCACTTGTAAGTGATGTAATGAAAGATAGCCCTGCTGCCAAAGCTGGAATAAAGCGGGGTGATATTATTGTTGAGTTTAACGGAAAGGACGTAAGAGATGTAAGTAGTCTGAGGAATATGGTTGCACAGAGTAAAACTGGCAATGAGATTACTTTGAAAATTATCCGATCAGGCAGGGAATTAACTTTAAATGTGTTAATTATGGAGTTGCCGAGGGAAATTGCTGCAATTAAAGAAGATAGCGAGTCAGATACTTCAGAAACACAGGTGCTTTCAGGAATTACTGTTATGGATCTAACAAGGGAAATGCTAAGGCAACTCGGTTTTAATAAAGATGAGAAAGGAGTGGTGGTAGTCAGGGTAGAACGCGGAAGTCCTGCTGATGAGGCAGAGATTAAAAAAGGGGATATTATTAAAGAGATAAATAAAAGAGAGATAAATAATCTTGAAGACTTCAACAGAGTTGCTGGAACAGTGAAAGATAATGACTCAGTTCTTCTTTTTATCAACAGAGGTGGTAACAAATTTTATGTTATTCTTAAGGCGTCTTAA
- a CDS encoding alanine--glyoxylate aminotransferase family protein, producing the protein MLKRYLLAPGPTPVPSEVLLSMAAPIIHHRSPDFLPVLDAAKKGLQWLYQTKNDVLILCSTGTGGMVGAVNNFFNKGDSVLVINGGKFGERWTKICQSYGLKVDELIVEWGYSVKPEAVEERLRKNKKIKGVFVQASETSTGVYHDIEALSKIVRKNDDTLFIVDAISALVAHDLRTDEWGIDIMVGGSQKGVMLPPGIAFVSVSEKAWAKAETSKMPRFYFNFKKERENLSKNQTNFTSPVTLIVGLNESLKILQSEGLQNIFNRHSTLANAMRRAVLALGLELYPKESPSNAVTAIEAPKGIDGQAVYKNLREKYGITAAGGQDKAKGKIFRIAHLGYADRFDIITAIAGIEMVLKGMGYPVKLGTGVSVAQELLMVKED; encoded by the coding sequence ATGCTTAAACGTTATCTTTTAGCACCTGGACCAACACCAGTTCCATCTGAGGTTCTTCTCTCAATGGCAGCACCAATAATACATCACCGTTCACCAGACTTTCTACCCGTACTTGATGCAGCAAAGAAAGGACTACAGTGGTTATACCAGACAAAAAACGATGTGCTCATCTTATGTTCAACAGGCACTGGAGGAATGGTTGGAGCAGTAAATAATTTTTTTAATAAAGGAGATTCAGTTCTTGTAATAAACGGCGGTAAATTCGGTGAGAGATGGACAAAGATATGCCAGTCTTATGGACTTAAGGTTGATGAATTAATAGTCGAGTGGGGATATTCAGTAAAGCCTGAGGCAGTAGAGGAACGGCTCAGAAAAAATAAGAAAATAAAAGGTGTTTTTGTCCAGGCTTCTGAAACATCAACAGGTGTTTATCATGATATAGAGGCACTCAGTAAAATAGTCAGAAAAAATGATGATACATTATTTATTGTAGATGCTATAAGCGCACTTGTTGCTCATGACCTAAGAACAGATGAGTGGGGAATTGACATTATGGTAGGAGGGTCACAAAAGGGTGTAATGCTGCCTCCAGGCATAGCATTTGTCAGTGTTAGTGAAAAAGCATGGGCTAAAGCAGAAACTTCAAAAATGCCCAGATTTTATTTTAATTTTAAAAAAGAGAGAGAAAATCTTTCTAAAAATCAGACTAACTTTACATCTCCTGTTACATTGATCGTTGGACTAAATGAAAGCCTGAAAATATTGCAGTCCGAGGGATTACAGAACATCTTTAATAGACATTCAACGCTTGCGAATGCTATGAGAAGGGCAGTTCTTGCACTCGGATTGGAACTTTATCCAAAAGAATCACCTTCGAATGCAGTAACTGCTATAGAAGCACCTAAGGGGATAGATGGTCAGGCTGTGTATAAAAATCTCAGAGAAAAATATGGTATTACAGCAGCAGGGGGACAGGATAAGGCAAAAGGCAAAATTTTCAGAATAGCTCATTTAGGATATGCTGATAGATTTGACATTATAACAGCTATTGCAGGAATCGAAATGGTATTGAAAGGCATGGGCTATCCTGTTAAACTTGGGACCGGTGTATCTGTTGCTCAAGAACTTCTCATGGTTAAGGAGGATTAA
- a CDS encoding phosphoglycerate dehydrogenase — translation MKVLISDNISPKCIEILQKSGIDVTVKTGMTQDELKNCIGEYQGLIIRSATRVTADIIDNAKNLKVIGRAGSGLDNVDRVAATKKGIVVMNTPGGNTITTAEHTIALMVALARMIPQATISMKSGKWEKKKFMGVELYNKTLGIIGIGNIGSQVAKRMQSFSMNVISYDPFLSEEKATTMGVEKVGLEELFRRSDFITVHTPLTPETKYLINKDTIKMMKTGVRIINCARGGIINEKDLYDALVEGKVAGAALDVFEKEPPENNPLLTLDNVITTPHLGASTKEAQENVAIAIAEQIVDYLVFNTIRNAVNFPSIPSDQIARLQPYINLAEKLGGFSSQIFEGGVTEITIEYHGDASSINTAPVSIAAVKGFLAPILEETVNFVNALVIAKERGIEVKETKSTDEGDYQSMVAMRLKAKDKESYVAGTLFSKRDPRIVMIDNFKVEIIPDGELLFMFNNDKPGVIGNIGKILGDNAINIARMHFGRETPGGTAISVVTIDTPASPEIIDKIKRLPNILSIKQISL, via the coding sequence ATGAAGGTACTGATCAGTGACAATATCTCACCAAAGTGTATTGAAATACTTCAGAAATCCGGCATTGATGTTACTGTAAAAACTGGGATGACACAAGATGAACTGAAAAACTGCATCGGCGAATACCAAGGACTCATAATAAGATCAGCAACCAGGGTAACTGCTGATATTATCGATAATGCAAAAAATTTAAAAGTAATCGGAAGGGCTGGGTCGGGTCTGGATAATGTTGATCGGGTTGCAGCTACAAAAAAAGGTATAGTCGTGATGAATACTCCAGGCGGGAATACCATAACCACAGCAGAACATACGATTGCGCTTATGGTAGCACTTGCGAGAATGATACCGCAGGCAACAATATCAATGAAATCGGGCAAGTGGGAGAAGAAAAAATTCATGGGTGTTGAATTATACAATAAAACATTAGGAATTATCGGTATCGGTAATATAGGCAGTCAGGTGGCAAAAAGAATGCAATCTTTCTCAATGAATGTAATTTCATATGATCCCTTCCTGAGTGAAGAAAAGGCAACAACTATGGGTGTTGAAAAGGTAGGACTTGAAGAATTATTCAGACGCTCTGATTTCATAACAGTTCATACTCCTCTAACTCCGGAAACAAAATATCTAATTAATAAAGATACGATAAAAATGATGAAAACTGGAGTTCGAATAATCAACTGTGCAAGAGGTGGCATTATTAATGAAAAAGACCTCTATGATGCACTTGTGGAAGGTAAAGTTGCCGGTGCTGCTCTTGACGTATTTGAGAAAGAACCACCGGAAAACAATCCTCTCCTTACTCTTGATAATGTCATTACTACTCCTCATCTTGGTGCATCAACAAAAGAGGCACAAGAAAATGTTGCAATTGCTATTGCTGAACAGATAGTTGATTATCTCGTTTTCAATACTATAAGAAACGCAGTGAATTTCCCATCTATCCCATCTGACCAGATAGCAAGGTTACAACCATATATAAATCTTGCTGAGAAACTCGGCGGTTTCTCTTCACAGATATTTGAAGGTGGTGTTACGGAGATAACAATCGAATATCATGGAGATGCATCTTCTATAAACACAGCGCCTGTATCAATAGCAGCAGTCAAGGGATTTCTTGCACCGATTCTTGAAGAAACGGTTAATTTCGTAAATGCTCTTGTTATTGCAAAGGAGCGCGGGATTGAAGTAAAGGAGACAAAGTCCACAGATGAAGGTGATTATCAGAGTATGGTTGCAATGAGGCTGAAAGCAAAAGACAAGGAGAGTTATGTTGCTGGTACTCTTTTCAGTAAAAGGGACCCTCGTATTGTGATGATTGATAACTTCAAGGTAGAGATCATCCCTGATGGGGAATTATTGTTTATGTTCAATAATGATAAACCAGGTGTAATAGGTAATATCGGAAAAATTCTTGGAGATAATGCTATCAATATAGCAAGAATGCACTTTGGTAGGGAAACGCCGGGTGGCACTGCTATTTCTGTTGTTACAATTGATACCCCTGCTTCACCTGAAATTATAGATAAGATTAAAAGACTTCCGAATATTCTTTCAATCAAACAAATAAGTCTATAA